One genomic region from uncultured Devosia sp. encodes:
- a CDS encoding sugar ABC transporter permease, which produces MTTSINLVLILIVAGAIGIPILVYLALGLGEAILGLLPAGLGRRVRPWVWLFLPIALLAVILIFPVIVTVGTSFMDARAVGWVGFENYLWSFSGSMLGIVRNNLVWLIVFPVITLVLSLAAATLFDKVKYEPLAMTVVILPTAISFTAGSVIWTQMYSFQPAGSVQIGTFNAVLGLFGANPMPWLLQPVVNNLALIFIAVWLQLGIATLILSSAIKNVGNDMIEAARLDGAGEWRIFFSMVLPNILPSVLVVLTTMIIAALKVFDIVYVMTNGNFGTDVIANRLYYELFATSNLGHASAIAVILLFSALPVALINIYQFRSENRS; this is translated from the coding sequence TCTCGGGCTTTTGCCGGCTGGGCTGGGTCGTCGTGTCCGCCCCTGGGTGTGGCTCTTCCTGCCGATCGCGCTGCTCGCGGTCATCCTGATCTTCCCGGTGATCGTCACCGTCGGCACCTCCTTCATGGATGCCCGCGCTGTCGGCTGGGTGGGTTTTGAAAACTATCTCTGGAGCTTCTCGGGCTCCATGCTGGGCATCGTCCGCAACAACCTGGTCTGGCTGATCGTCTTCCCGGTCATCACCCTGGTCCTGTCGCTGGCGGCGGCAACCCTCTTCGACAAGGTCAAATACGAACCGCTGGCCATGACCGTGGTCATCCTGCCCACGGCCATTTCCTTCACTGCCGGTTCGGTGATCTGGACGCAGATGTATTCCTTCCAACCGGCCGGCAGCGTGCAGATCGGCACGTTCAATGCGGTGCTGGGCCTGTTCGGCGCCAATCCCATGCCCTGGCTGCTGCAGCCTGTGGTCAACAATCTCGCGCTGATCTTCATCGCCGTCTGGCTGCAGCTCGGCATTGCCACGCTGATCCTCTCCTCGGCCATCAAGAATGTCGGCAATGACATGATCGAGGCCGCCCGTCTCGACGGCGCCGGCGAATGGCGCATCTTCTTCTCGATGGTGCTGCCCAACATCCTGCCGTCGGTTCTGGTCGTGCTGACCACCATGATCATCGCGGCGCTGAAGGTCTTCGACATCGTCTATGTCATGACCAACGGCAATTTCGGCACCGACGTCATCGCCAACCGTCTCTACTACGAGCTGTTTGCGACCTCCAATCTGGGCCATGCCAGCGCCATTGCGGTCATCCTGCTGTTCAGCGCTCTGCCCGTGGCACTCATCAATATCTACCAGTTCCGTTCGGAGAACCGGTCATGA
- a CDS encoding carbohydrate ABC transporter permease, with translation MKIKPLRVLVHVVVIVFIASWFMPVLALLVSSFRPQADTAASGWWTAFIRPLFTFDNYALAVQQIRISDSLLTSLAISIPSTAITVILSMIGAYALVRMKFPGKMALSLLLVALLITPPQITLVPLLRLYNMVGLSGTVPGIWLYQVGFTLPFGIFLLRGFLASIPEELYESANLDGASELRTFISIVLPLARPIMASLGIMAFLWSWNDLLIPLLFMGGSGMQAPVTVNLAGLVAQTTQGQGPLMAATCMAIIVPIIIIISLQRYFVRGILGGAVKG, from the coding sequence ATGAAGATCAAACCGCTCCGCGTCCTGGTCCATGTCGTCGTCATCGTCTTCATCGCCAGCTGGTTCATGCCGGTGCTGGCGCTGCTGGTCTCCTCCTTCCGCCCGCAGGCCGATACGGCCGCTTCCGGCTGGTGGACGGCTTTCATCCGGCCGCTCTTCACCTTCGACAATTACGCACTGGCCGTGCAGCAGATCCGCATTTCGGACAGCTTGCTCACCTCGCTCGCCATCTCCATTCCCTCGACGGCGATCACCGTGATCCTGTCGATGATCGGCGCCTATGCGCTGGTGCGGATGAAGTTTCCCGGCAAGATGGCCCTGTCGCTGCTGCTGGTGGCCCTGCTGATCACGCCGCCGCAGATCACGCTGGTGCCGCTGCTGCGCCTCTACAACATGGTCGGCCTGTCGGGCACGGTGCCGGGCATCTGGCTCTACCAGGTCGGCTTCACGCTGCCCTTCGGCATCTTCCTGCTGCGCGGCTTCCTCGCCTCGATCCCCGAAGAGCTCTACGAAAGTGCCAATCTCGACGGCGCCTCCGAGCTGCGCACCTTCATCTCGATCGTCTTGCCACTGGCTCGTCCGATCATGGCTTCGCTGGGCATCATGGCCTTCCTCTGGTCGTGGAATGACCTGCTGATCCCGCTGCTCTTTATGGGCGGCTCGGGCATGCAGGCGCCGGTGACGGTGAACCTTGCCGGCCTCGTCGCCCAGACCACCCAGGGCCAGGGTCCGCTCATGGCGGCCACCTGCATGGCGATCATCGTCCCCATCATCATTATCATTTCGCTGCAGCGCTACTTCGTGCGCGGCATCCTCGGTGGCGCCGTCAAGGGCTGA
- the ugpC gene encoding sn-glycerol-3-phosphate ABC transporter ATP-binding protein UgpC yields MTSVSINNVQKAYGPVQVISGINVEIKDGEFVVLVGPSGCGKSTLLRMIAGLEEITGGEVKIGDRVVNDVSAKDRDIAMVFQSYALYPHMTVFDNMAFSLKLKGLGMAERKARIEKAAEILGLTPMLKRFPKQLSGGQRQRVAMGRAIVRNPQVFLFDEPLSNLDAKLRVEMRSEIKSLQHRLKTTMIYVTHDQIEAMTMADRIVVLNGGHVEQFGTPLELYDNPANKFVAAFIGSPSMNFLDGTIKGRNFLSDDGVELPLPAGAAVTDGARVTYGIRPEHLTLASANEGIATTVKLVEPTGAETMVQLAIGKSKIVGVFRDRIAAGEGETLRVAPDASRVHLFDAATGLRLS; encoded by the coding sequence ATGACGTCAGTCAGCATCAACAATGTGCAGAAGGCCTATGGCCCCGTGCAGGTCATCAGCGGCATCAATGTCGAGATCAAGGACGGCGAATTCGTCGTCCTGGTCGGACCTTCCGGCTGTGGCAAGTCGACCTTGCTGCGCATGATTGCCGGCCTCGAGGAGATTACCGGTGGCGAGGTCAAGATCGGCGACCGCGTCGTCAACGATGTCAGCGCCAAGGATCGCGACATCGCCATGGTGTTCCAGAGCTACGCGCTCTATCCGCACATGACCGTCTTCGACAACATGGCCTTCTCGCTCAAGCTCAAGGGTCTTGGCATGGCCGAGCGCAAGGCTCGCATCGAAAAGGCTGCCGAAATCCTGGGCCTGACGCCCATGCTCAAGCGCTTCCCCAAGCAGCTTTCGGGCGGCCAGCGCCAGCGTGTCGCCATGGGCCGCGCCATCGTCCGCAATCCGCAGGTCTTCCTGTTCGACGAGCCGCTGTCCAACCTCGACGCCAAGCTGCGCGTCGAAATGCGCTCAGAGATCAAGTCGCTGCAGCACCGCCTCAAGACGACGATGATCTACGTCACTCACGACCAGATCGAAGCCATGACCATGGCCGATCGCATCGTGGTCCTCAATGGCGGTCATGTCGAGCAGTTCGGCACCCCGCTTGAGCTCTATGACAACCCAGCCAACAAGTTCGTTGCCGCCTTCATTGGCTCGCCCTCGATGAACTTCCTCGACGGCACCATCAAGGGTCGCAATTTCCTCAGCGATGACGGCGTGGAACTGCCGCTGCCGGCCGGCGCTGCCGTAACCGATGGTGCCAGGGTCACCTATGGCATCCGCCCGGAACACCTGACCCTGGCTTCCGCCAATGAAGGCATTGCCACCACGGTCAAGCTGGTCGAGCCGACCGGCGCCGAGACCATGGTTCAGCTCGCCATCGGCAAGAGCAAGATCGTCGGCGTGTTCCGCGATCGTATCGCTGCGGGCGAAGGCGAGACCCTGCGCGTCGCGCCCGATGCGTCGCGTGTCCACCTGTTCGACGCGGCCACCGGCCTGCGCCTGAGCTGA
- a CDS encoding sugar phosphate isomerase/epimerase, whose translation MTIPNNDLSFQMFSSREAATLEEQLKLLSELGYTDVQPFFFGMPENIAELDDYVFLLKKYNLTAKTGHFTLDIFEADPAAVETIARKFGMWLVVVPWINPEDRPTTAEGWKAIGEKLEAYTLDMEKRGLTFAYHNHEFEMMPLPDGSFPIDHLLGDKVPFEPDLAWIAVGKQDPLVWLEKYKGRIPAVHVKDIAPEGTALDEKGFADLGHGTLDWQTLWDASVAAGSQLMIVEHDQPSDWKRFATRSIDALRRIGN comes from the coding sequence ATGACGATCCCGAATAACGATCTCTCCTTCCAGATGTTCTCATCACGCGAAGCCGCGACGCTGGAAGAGCAGCTGAAGCTCCTGTCCGAACTCGGCTATACCGATGTGCAGCCCTTCTTCTTCGGCATGCCGGAAAACATCGCCGAGCTCGACGACTACGTTTTCCTGCTCAAGAAATACAATCTGACCGCCAAGACCGGCCATTTCACCCTCGACATCTTCGAGGCTGATCCCGCTGCCGTTGAGACCATCGCCAGGAAGTTCGGCATGTGGCTCGTCGTCGTGCCCTGGATCAATCCGGAAGACCGTCCGACGACGGCCGAAGGCTGGAAGGCCATCGGCGAGAAGCTGGAAGCCTATACGCTCGACATGGAAAAGCGCGGCCTGACCTTCGCCTACCACAACCACGAATTCGAGATGATGCCGCTGCCCGATGGCTCTTTCCCCATCGATCACCTGCTCGGCGACAAGGTGCCCTTCGAGCCCGATCTCGCCTGGATCGCCGTCGGCAAGCAGGACCCGCTGGTTTGGCTCGAAAAGTACAAGGGCCGTATCCCGGCGGTTCACGTCAAGGACATCGCGCCGGAAGGCACCGCGCTCGACGAGAAAGGCTTTGCCGACCTCGGCCATGGCACGCTCGACTGGCAGACCCTTTGGGACGCTTCGGTTGCGGCCGGTTCCCAGCTCATGATCGTGGAGCACGACCAGCCCAGCGACTGGAAGCGCTTCGCCACCCGTTCGATCGACGCCCTGCGTCGCATCGGTAACTAA
- a CDS encoding GMC family oxidoreductase, producing the protein MTTPVYDAIVVGSGASGSFAAKELTAQGLTVLLLEAGREITAKDFDPAEKKPVPPINIWERAKATLGGQSIQSKAAFFRGMLSKFYVSDRDNPYTTPKDAPFVWIRGRQAGGRTHTFGRVLMRWTDDDFKSKSRAGRGVDWPISYEDLEPFYDEVETTLGLYGNVDNVESLPDGKYIGPAKLSPAEQHFKAAVEGKWPERHVTSWRSVAPSPNRVFRPLQDAKDSGKLTIRYNTVVRRVVTEDNRATGVEVIDIISGKSETIKAGHVVLCASPIESVRLLLNSGSARHPGGIGNSSGNLGKYFMDQVPMLAMGHYPPFKGHWSGDDSQPADPFYDPSGGIFIPRFDAQGNPAARGDFDFQGGIGRAPVGEGEASSLLFFGFGQMQPHADNTVSLDPVKKDKWGIPAPHIRCKMHAEEDALLKRQEATFIETIEGAGGKVDFLGSPHGVREWGKGAYPEADPISRFLFRLFFKQVMVMGAAIHEAGGARMGDTPETSVVNQWGQCWDVPNLYVTDASAFAGVGVSGTTLTIMAQTVRACRHLAGTIKAG; encoded by the coding sequence ATGACTACCCCTGTCTATGACGCAATCGTGGTTGGCTCCGGCGCGTCCGGAAGCTTCGCGGCCAAGGAACTGACCGCGCAGGGGCTGACCGTCTTGCTGCTGGAGGCTGGCCGTGAAATCACGGCCAAGGACTTCGATCCGGCCGAGAAGAAGCCCGTCCCGCCGATCAATATCTGGGAACGCGCCAAGGCAACGCTAGGCGGTCAGTCCATCCAGTCCAAGGCCGCCTTCTTCCGCGGCATGCTGTCCAAGTTTTACGTCAGCGACCGCGACAATCCCTATACCACCCCCAAGGACGCGCCCTTCGTCTGGATCCGCGGCCGCCAGGCCGGCGGTCGCACCCATACCTTCGGCCGCGTGCTGATGCGCTGGACCGACGATGACTTCAAGTCGAAGAGCCGCGCCGGTCGTGGTGTCGACTGGCCGATTTCCTACGAGGACCTCGAGCCCTTTTATGACGAAGTCGAAACCACGCTTGGCCTCTATGGCAATGTCGACAATGTCGAGTCGCTGCCCGACGGTAAATATATCGGTCCCGCCAAGCTCAGCCCCGCCGAACAGCATTTCAAGGCGGCCGTGGAAGGCAAGTGGCCGGAACGCCATGTGACGTCCTGGCGCTCCGTTGCGCCGTCGCCCAACCGCGTCTTCCGTCCGCTGCAGGACGCCAAGGACAGCGGCAAGCTGACCATCCGCTACAATACGGTTGTCCGCCGTGTGGTCACCGAAGACAATCGCGCCACCGGCGTCGAGGTCATCGACATCATCAGCGGCAAGTCCGAGACGATCAAGGCCGGCCATGTCGTGCTTTGCGCCTCGCCGATCGAGAGCGTACGCCTGCTGCTCAATTCGGGTTCGGCCCGTCATCCGGGCGGTATCGGTAATTCCTCGGGCAACCTGGGCAAGTATTTCATGGACCAGGTCCCCATGCTCGCAATGGGCCACTACCCGCCCTTCAAGGGCCATTGGTCAGGCGATGATAGCCAGCCCGCCGATCCATTCTACGATCCCTCGGGCGGCATTTTCATTCCGCGCTTCGATGCGCAGGGCAATCCCGCCGCGCGCGGCGATTTCGACTTCCAGGGTGGCATCGGCCGTGCCCCGGTCGGCGAGGGCGAGGCCTCGAGCCTGCTGTTCTTCGGCTTCGGCCAGATGCAGCCCCACGCCGACAACACCGTCTCGCTCGACCCGGTGAAAAAGGACAAATGGGGCATTCCCGCGCCGCACATCCGCTGCAAGATGCATGCGGAGGAAGATGCGCTGCTCAAGCGCCAGGAAGCGACCTTCATCGAGACCATCGAAGGCGCTGGCGGCAAGGTGGACTTCCTCGGCTCGCCCCATGGCGTGCGCGAATGGGGCAAGGGCGCCTATCCCGAAGCCGACCCGATCTCGCGCTTCCTGTTCCGGCTTTTCTTCAAGCAGGTCATGGTGATGGGCGCGGCCATCCACGAAGCGGGTGGTGCGCGCATGGGTGACACGCCGGAGACCTCGGTGGTCAATCAGTGGGGCCAGTGCTGGGACGTGCCCAATCTCTATGTCACCGACGCCAGCGCCTTTGCCGGCGTGGGTGTGTCGGGCACGACGCTGACCATCATGGCCCAGACCGTCCGCGCCTGCCGCCACCTGGCAGGTACCATCAAGGCCGGCTGA
- a CDS encoding ABC transporter substrate-binding protein, with amino-acid sequence MIFKSLLAVTTLGLVVTTALAQETRSVTDHAGYQVEVPVDPQRIVSLNDWTTSVMVHELSGNMVGSGGRLDAEGNAFVRSGLELFGLAFDDTLELASIHGELDVERIAALKPDLIVALQSDTIAYRDQLASIAPILLFDAENGQDPLVNYADFAAWLGKEARYEELNAAYEARIAAFKAQHGNSHGSFISLLPNPQDGNITVYSNYGAVTEVLEDIGFTRHPMMDQVPATDQRALISPELVGEMNADYIVSTHIVGRGQSTETLLADLETVAPGSSGFLAAVQNDRFISFSRFHVYPPIFAAMDVVLDELAEKL; translated from the coding sequence ATGATCTTCAAATCGCTTCTCGCAGTCACCACTCTCGGCCTTGTCGTCACGACGGCCCTGGCCCAGGAAACGCGCTCGGTGACGGACCATGCCGGCTATCAGGTCGAGGTGCCGGTCGATCCGCAGCGGATCGTTTCGCTCAATGACTGGACGACCAGCGTCATGGTGCATGAGCTGAGTGGAAACATGGTTGGATCGGGCGGCCGGCTCGATGCGGAGGGCAATGCCTTCGTCCGCTCCGGGCTGGAGCTGTTCGGGCTGGCATTTGACGACACGCTGGAGCTGGCCTCGATCCACGGCGAACTCGATGTCGAGCGCATTGCGGCGCTCAAGCCTGACCTGATCGTCGCGCTGCAAAGCGACACGATTGCCTATCGCGACCAGCTCGCTTCCATCGCACCGATCCTGCTGTTCGACGCCGAGAATGGCCAGGACCCGCTGGTCAACTACGCCGATTTCGCCGCCTGGCTGGGCAAGGAGGCGCGATACGAAGAACTCAACGCTGCCTATGAAGCCCGCATCGCCGCCTTCAAGGCACAGCACGGCAACAGCCATGGCAGCTTCATCTCGCTGCTGCCCAATCCGCAGGATGGCAATATCACCGTCTACAGCAATTACGGCGCCGTCACCGAGGTCCTGGAAGACATCGGGTTCACCCGCCATCCGATGATGGATCAGGTGCCCGCAACCGACCAGCGCGCGCTGATCAGCCCGGAACTGGTGGGCGAGATGAATGCCGACTATATCGTTTCGACCCATATCGTGGGTCGCGGGCAAAGCACGGAAACGCTGCTGGCCGATCTTGAAACGGTCGCGCCGGGTTCAAGCGGTTTCCTCGCTGCCGTGCAGAATGACCGCTTCATTTCCTTCTCGCGCTTCCACGTCTATCCGCCGATCTTTGCGGCGATGGATGTGGTGCTGGACGAGTTGGCCGAAAAGCTCTGA
- a CDS encoding ABC transporter substrate-binding protein, translated as MNYLGLTMGAIALVAMPVMAQETRPVTDHAGYTVDIPADPQRIVSLHDWTATVMTYELEGNLIGSSGRLDDAGNYFVRSGRELYDLGFDEIELASVHGELDMERIASLQPDLIIGNVGDTIEFREQLAAIAPTVMFDPMNGRTPLENYRDLADWVDRTERFEELNTEYEARVAEVRTELFGDGPVPSYAAIMPNTESGEVRVFRNYGAQSTVLEDLGFSHAAIMDQVPETEQDASFSAEVIAQIDSDYVFLTHISDQGQTLETMMADFDQIAPGYRELLPAAKNDRFISMSRFHVYPTTFAAMNYVLDDLLKTLK; from the coding sequence ATGAACTACCTAGGCCTCACCATGGGCGCGATTGCGCTCGTCGCAATGCCCGTCATGGCGCAGGAGACGCGCCCGGTAACCGACCATGCCGGCTACACCGTGGACATCCCCGCCGATCCGCAGCGCATCGTCTCGCTGCATGACTGGACGGCGACGGTGATGACCTATGAGCTAGAAGGCAATCTCATCGGCTCCTCGGGCCGTCTCGATGATGCCGGCAATTACTTCGTCCGCTCCGGCCGCGAACTCTATGACCTGGGCTTTGACGAGATCGAACTGGCATCGGTGCATGGCGAGCTCGACATGGAGCGCATCGCGTCCCTCCAGCCCGACCTGATCATCGGCAATGTCGGCGACACGATCGAATTCCGCGAGCAGCTGGCCGCCATTGCGCCGACCGTGATGTTCGACCCGATGAACGGACGCACGCCGCTCGAAAATTATCGCGACCTGGCCGACTGGGTCGATCGCACCGAACGCTTCGAAGAGCTCAATACCGAATACGAGGCCCGCGTTGCGGAGGTGCGGACCGAACTGTTCGGCGACGGCCCGGTGCCCAGCTATGCCGCCATCATGCCCAATACGGAAAGCGGCGAAGTCCGCGTCTTCCGCAATTACGGCGCACAATCGACCGTGCTGGAAGACCTCGGCTTCAGCCATGCTGCCATCATGGACCAGGTGCCCGAGACCGAGCAGGATGCCAGCTTTTCCGCTGAAGTGATCGCCCAGATCGACAGCGATTATGTGTTCCTGACCCATATCTCGGACCAGGGGCAGACCCTCGAGACGATGATGGCCGATTTCGACCAGATCGCACCCGGCTATCGCGAACTGCTGCCGGCAGCCAAGAATGACCGCTTCATCTCCATGTCGCGCTTCCACGTCTATCCGACGACATTTGCGGCGATGAACTATGTGCTCGACGACCTCCTCAAGACACTGAAGTAA
- a CDS encoding iron ABC transporter permease, with amino-acid sequence MNGVVVLRLGRHVSLPMSRRFLLVAPLLVAALLVSMFAALNLGSMQTSLGDALAALFLPQDTLGDSARTVALFRMPRIAVAVLAGAMLAASGYLLQVVSRNGLADPGILGLSSGATVVVMGASFLYPAMPIENLGLLALAGSLGTALLVLGLGRNLLSGGGIILVGLSINIVLGALIEVILVSGSAMQFSRLVTWSRGTLSTVDGADLRLVLQWFVVLVPALILSSRMLAPLLLGEESARALGVRATAIYAFYVLLAAAFAAPVVAACGPVAFVGLMSSYIARRVVGDRPTEVVVTAMLSGGLILLWADTLGRTLFAPIIISAGVMVSVVGVLTFILAARLGQRFSSRED; translated from the coding sequence ATGAACGGGGTCGTGGTGCTGCGGCTGGGCCGCCATGTCAGCCTGCCGATGAGCCGGCGCTTCCTGCTGGTCGCGCCGCTGCTGGTGGCAGCCCTCCTCGTCAGCATGTTTGCCGCGCTCAATCTGGGCAGCATGCAGACCAGCCTGGGCGATGCCCTGGCCGCGCTGTTCCTGCCGCAGGACACGCTCGGCGACAGCGCCCGGACTGTCGCGCTGTTCCGCATGCCGCGCATTGCCGTTGCCGTGCTGGCCGGCGCCATGCTGGCCGCGTCGGGCTATCTGCTGCAGGTCGTGTCGCGCAATGGTTTGGCAGATCCGGGCATTCTGGGCCTGTCCAGCGGCGCCACGGTTGTCGTCATGGGTGCAAGCTTTCTCTATCCGGCCATGCCCATCGAAAATCTGGGACTGCTGGCGTTGGCTGGTTCGCTGGGCACGGCGCTGCTGGTGCTGGGCCTCGGCCGCAACCTGCTCAGCGGCGGTGGCATCATCCTCGTCGGCCTCAGCATCAATATCGTCCTTGGCGCGCTGATCGAGGTCATTCTCGTTTCCGGCTCGGCCATGCAATTTTCGCGCCTCGTCACCTGGTCGCGCGGCACCTTGTCGACGGTGGACGGCGCCGATCTACGGCTCGTGCTGCAATGGTTCGTCGTGCTGGTGCCCGCGCTGATCCTCTCCAGCCGCATGCTGGCGCCGCTGCTGCTGGGCGAAGAGTCCGCCCGCGCCCTGGGCGTGCGCGCAACCGCCATCTACGCTTTCTACGTGCTGCTCGCCGCCGCCTTTGCCGCGCCGGTGGTGGCGGCCTGCGGACCGGTGGCCTTTGTGGGGCTGATGTCGTCCTACATTGCGCGCCGCGTGGTCGGCGACCGGCCGACCGAGGTGGTGGTCACCGCCATGCTCAGCGGCGGGTTGATCCTGCTCTGGGCCGACACGCTGGGCCGCACCCTTTTTGCCCCCATCATCATCTCGGCCGGCGTCATGGTCTCGGTGGTGGGCGTGCTGACCTTCATCCTGGCTGCGCGGCTGGGACAACGCTTTTCATCTCGAGAGGACTGA
- a CDS encoding iron ABC transporter permease — MRPVLLTVCPALLLIVLSVLHLRLGAAAMDFALIRDAFFAYDPTNYSHVIVIFQRLTRLAVAIYTGAALGVSGYLLQKIMQNGLVSPSTLGISAGATNFVILSVYFFGFAGVAQFGPALAGGIAAVLLTFGISHILKGQGDPRLNLVLAGSMVTTLFSAVTAFVVSLDADAFVNLIGWLIGNIGNFDYVSLAPMAPIGAIAMIAAVIASRAVDILVLGEDQAAAMGVNVRLAYGGTLLTAIVLAVSAVTVVGPIGFVGLVVPHIVRMISGEIGRMSLWLSMVGGAVVLTGADILARTAMAPRVLNVGTVMGFSGGMVFLILVLLAARRRGSVA; from the coding sequence ATGCGGCCAGTGCTGCTGACCGTCTGCCCGGCCCTGCTGCTGATCGTGCTGAGCGTGCTGCATCTGCGGTTGGGCGCGGCGGCGATGGATTTCGCGCTGATCCGCGATGCGTTTTTCGCTTATGACCCGACCAATTACTCTCATGTCATCGTCATCTTCCAGCGCCTGACGCGGCTGGCCGTGGCGATCTATACCGGTGCCGCGCTGGGTGTTTCAGGCTATCTGCTGCAAAAGATCATGCAGAATGGCCTGGTTTCGCCCTCGACGCTGGGCATCAGTGCCGGCGCGACCAATTTCGTGATCCTCTCGGTCTATTTCTTCGGCTTTGCCGGGGTGGCGCAATTCGGTCCGGCGCTGGCCGGCGGCATTGCGGCGGTGCTGTTGACCTTTGGCATCAGCCATATTCTCAAAGGCCAGGGCGATCCGCGGCTCAATCTGGTCCTTGCCGGATCGATGGTCACGACGCTGTTTTCCGCCGTGACAGCCTTTGTCGTGTCGCTCGATGCCGACGCCTTCGTCAATCTCATCGGCTGGCTGATCGGCAACATCGGCAATTTCGACTACGTGTCGCTCGCCCCCATGGCCCCGATCGGCGCCATTGCCATGATCGCCGCGGTGATCGCCTCGCGAGCCGTCGACATCCTCGTGCTGGGTGAAGATCAGGCGGCGGCCATGGGCGTCAATGTGCGCCTCGCCTATGGCGGCACGCTGCTGACCGCCATCGTGCTGGCCGTGAGCGCGGTGACCGTGGTCGGGCCGATCGGTTTTGTCGGTCTGGTCGTGCCCCATATCGTGCGGATGATTTCGGGCGAGATCGGGCGCATGTCGCTCTGGCTCAGCATGGTGGGTGGTGCCGTGGTGCTGACCGGCGCCGATATCCTGGCTCGCACCGCCATGGCCCCGCGCGTGCTCAATGTGGGCACGGTGATGGGTTTTTCGGGCGGAATGGTTTTCCTGATCCTCGTGCTGCTGGCAGCGCGCCGTCGCGGGAGCGTGGCATGA
- a CDS encoding ABC transporter ATP-binding protein, with protein MPAITSLSLDGVHYSIHGREILRDLSLVAQPGEFLAIVGPNGCGKSTTLRLMAGLARADKGRILAGDTDLAKLSRKEISRRIALLTQAGQVPPNLSVYDLVSMGRFAHQTLLSRQSREDEALIADAMLAMHVQSLQARRVGELSGGQLQRARMAMTLAQDGGILLLDEPTTYLDLRFQFGILEKARELAHAGRTVIAVLHDFTQASLFADKVAVMNEGRLVALGRPDEVLTEDIVAEVFGVRTKVVHAHGAVFHVPEAVAK; from the coding sequence ATGCCTGCCATCACCTCTCTCAGCCTAGACGGCGTGCATTACTCTATCCATGGTCGCGAGATCCTGCGCGACCTCAGCCTTGTCGCGCAACCGGGTGAATTCCTCGCCATCGTCGGCCCCAATGGCTGCGGCAAGAGCACCACGCTGCGGCTGATGGCCGGGCTGGCCCGCGCAGACAAGGGCCGGATTCTGGCCGGCGACACCGATCTGGCCAAGCTCAGCCGCAAGGAAATATCCCGCCGCATCGCGCTGTTGACGCAGGCCGGGCAAGTGCCGCCCAATCTCAGCGTCTATGACCTGGTGTCCATGGGGCGGTTTGCGCATCAGACGCTGTTGTCGCGCCAGTCGCGCGAGGATGAGGCGCTCATCGCCGATGCCATGCTGGCCATGCATGTGCAGTCTCTCCAGGCTCGGCGCGTCGGCGAACTTTCGGGTGGGCAGTTGCAGCGCGCCCGCATGGCCATGACCCTGGCGCAGGATGGCGGCATTCTGCTGCTGGATGAGCCCACCACCTATCTCGACCTGCGTTTCCAGTTCGGCATTCTCGAAAAGGCGCGCGAACTGGCTCATGCCGGGCGGACGGTGATTGCCGTGTTGCATGACTTCACGCAGGCCTCGCTGTTTGCCGACAAGGTTGCGGTGATGAACGAGGGGCGGCTCGTGGCGCTGGGCCGTCCAGATGAAGTGCTGACCGAAGACATCGTGGCCGAAGTGTTTGGCGTGCGCACCAAGGTGGTGCATGCTCATGGCGCGGTGTTCCATGTGCCCGAAGCGGTCGCCAAGTGA